In one Corallococcus sp. EGB genomic region, the following are encoded:
- a CDS encoding glucose 1-dehydrogenase codes for MRAVAVFPGTREVRLIERPEPPPVKGSQVLLKVLEVGICGTDREIGAFEYGTPPPGSDHLVIGHEALAEVTETGPDVTLVRKGDLVVPTVRRPCPHARCHPCRAERQDFCITGDFRERGIKEAHGFLQEWVVEDEEHLVVVPRKLSDVAVLTEPLTVAAKAAEQAQAVQQRLPWERQRVRALALGAGPVGLLGAMSMVVNHFDTFVYSLESATSERADLVRSLGATYVSGKDVPLGELGQKRGTFDIIYEAVGVSKVAFAALEALGPNGLFIFTGIPAHGRPNPIDTDTLMRNIVLRNQLLLGTVNASRSAYALALRELEQGMFLFPQSLRSLITHRTPIQEAPALITRHSGIKQVVQLTSGRRD; via the coding sequence ATGCGAGCGGTGGCTGTCTTTCCAGGGACGCGTGAGGTCCGCCTCATCGAACGGCCGGAGCCCCCGCCCGTGAAGGGCTCCCAGGTGCTCCTGAAGGTCCTCGAGGTGGGCATCTGCGGCACGGACCGGGAGATTGGCGCCTTCGAGTACGGGACGCCGCCTCCAGGCTCCGACCACCTCGTCATCGGGCACGAGGCCCTGGCCGAGGTGACGGAGACGGGCCCGGACGTCACCCTGGTCCGAAAGGGGGACCTCGTCGTCCCCACCGTCCGCAGGCCCTGCCCCCATGCCCGCTGTCATCCCTGTCGCGCGGAACGTCAGGACTTCTGCATCACGGGGGACTTCCGGGAGCGAGGCATCAAGGAGGCACACGGCTTCCTCCAGGAGTGGGTGGTGGAGGACGAGGAGCACCTGGTCGTGGTGCCCCGCAAGCTCTCCGATGTGGCGGTCCTGACGGAGCCGCTCACCGTCGCGGCCAAGGCCGCGGAGCAGGCACAGGCCGTTCAGCAGCGGCTTCCCTGGGAGCGTCAACGCGTGCGCGCCCTGGCGCTCGGCGCGGGGCCGGTGGGGCTCCTGGGCGCCATGAGCATGGTGGTGAACCACTTCGACACCTTCGTCTACTCGCTGGAGTCCGCGACGAGCGAACGCGCGGACCTCGTCCGCTCCCTCGGTGCCACCTACGTCTCCGGGAAGGACGTGCCGCTCGGGGAGCTGGGGCAGAAGCGCGGCACCTTCGACATCATCTATGAAGCGGTGGGCGTGTCGAAGGTCGCGTTCGCGGCGCTTGAAGCGCTGGGCCCGAACGGGCTCTTCATCTTCACCGGCATCCCGGCTCACGGCCGCCCGAACCCCATCGATACCGACACCCTCATGCGCAACATCGTGCTGCGGAACCAGCTGCTCCTCGGGACCGTGAACGCGAGCCGGAGTGCCTACGCGCTGGCGCTCCGGGAGCTCGAGCAGGGGATGTTCCTGTTCCCTCAGAGCCTGCGCTCCCTCATCACCCACCGGACGCCCATCCAGGAGGCGCCCGCGCTGATCACGCGACACAGCGGCATCAAGCAAGTGGTTCAGCTGACGTCGGGCCGGCGAGACTGA
- a CDS encoding alpha-amylase family glycosyl hydrolase, with protein MHWRKSLLTLAMAGVLAACQGEGGGGDGGTQPPPPADGGVDAGVVDAGVDAGTGDGGVDAGMDAGAPYTASVTVAATRTDSRLACFKGNGEPECNLRLYQVMVEAFVDGDSTADYNTGYGTSHHKGDLQGIINSLDAIQSTGVNALWLTPIFTSVPVSGQDDWASRLDATGYFASDYFNVDPKFGTNAKLKELVERAHARGMYVFLDGVFGHFKVNASDYASPQGRTLSTTGQQGGTGRAAVYPDDLDFFKEVATHWVTEYKIDGWRVDQAAQVPVQYWDDLRTAVAGAAADVSYTNAAGQTVHPLGYMVAEIWSGPADIASHGFGTAASPALLSAFDFPMRYSLVQTLAVEESGTGNRAASNLQAGYQNQLAYPAHAMPNLMLTNHDLVRFGDLLQRGGLAEPQDGAWWARHKAAFSFMADYSGPITLYYGDEVGQELPGFAAKEDNATCAVRGVCDDHVSRTSAIVEGIPTTVGAPATVLTPAQADLKHYVASLMALRDAHPALANGSRTHIYSDDSVYVDRKDTGTDHVLYVLNAKATPAVITVAGTAIGSAGALVALLGGTDVALSDGQYVIALRPYEGRFFVIASPTADGPQTGPGGGLSGQGPLARCDAPTVDGAGPLGKELFIRGSYVGGDNFGATPASRRFAYKGDNIYQVVVNEPDVTAYTFKFASADWSTELAVLDAAPVVIASEQPMSRAAGPGKESSIAIPEAGNYVFSFRINATNDGGELMVSKCP; from the coding sequence ATGCATTGGCGGAAGTCCCTGCTCACGCTGGCCATGGCGGGTGTCCTGGCCGCCTGCCAGGGCGAGGGCGGTGGAGGCGATGGAGGAACCCAGCCGCCGCCCCCGGCGGATGGGGGTGTGGATGCAGGCGTGGTGGATGCGGGTGTCGACGCTGGCACGGGCGATGGCGGCGTGGACGCGGGGATGGATGCAGGCGCGCCGTACACCGCGAGCGTCACCGTCGCCGCGACACGGACCGACAGCCGCCTGGCCTGCTTCAAGGGCAACGGCGAACCCGAGTGCAACCTCCGCCTCTACCAGGTGATGGTCGAGGCCTTCGTCGACGGCGACAGCACCGCGGATTACAACACCGGCTACGGCACCAGCCATCACAAGGGCGACCTGCAAGGCATCATCAACAGCCTCGACGCCATCCAGTCGACGGGCGTCAACGCCCTCTGGCTGACCCCCATCTTCACGAGCGTGCCCGTGAGCGGCCAGGACGACTGGGCCAGCCGGCTCGATGCCACGGGCTATTTCGCCTCGGACTACTTCAACGTCGATCCGAAGTTCGGCACCAACGCCAAGCTGAAGGAGCTGGTGGAGCGCGCCCATGCCCGCGGGATGTATGTCTTCCTGGACGGCGTGTTCGGCCACTTCAAGGTCAATGCCAGTGATTACGCCTCGCCGCAGGGCCGCACGCTCTCCACCACGGGGCAGCAGGGCGGCACCGGGCGGGCGGCCGTGTATCCGGACGACCTCGACTTCTTCAAGGAGGTCGCCACGCACTGGGTGACCGAATACAAGATCGACGGCTGGCGCGTGGATCAGGCCGCTCAGGTTCCGGTCCAGTACTGGGACGACCTGCGGACCGCCGTCGCCGGTGCCGCGGCGGACGTGAGCTACACGAACGCGGCCGGGCAGACGGTCCATCCGCTGGGATACATGGTGGCGGAGATCTGGAGCGGGCCGGCGGACATCGCCAGCCACGGCTTTGGCACCGCCGCGAGCCCCGCGCTGCTGTCCGCGTTCGACTTCCCGATGCGCTACAGCCTGGTGCAGACCCTGGCCGTCGAGGAGTCCGGCACGGGGAACCGCGCGGCGAGCAACCTCCAGGCCGGGTATCAGAACCAGCTGGCGTATCCAGCCCACGCGATGCCCAACCTGATGCTGACGAACCACGACCTGGTCCGCTTCGGCGATCTCCTCCAGCGAGGAGGCCTGGCGGAGCCCCAGGACGGCGCCTGGTGGGCGCGGCACAAGGCCGCCTTCAGCTTCATGGCCGACTACAGCGGCCCCATCACCCTCTACTACGGCGACGAGGTCGGACAGGAACTGCCAGGCTTCGCGGCCAAGGAGGACAACGCGACCTGTGCCGTCCGGGGCGTCTGCGACGACCATGTGTCCCGGACCTCCGCTATCGTGGAAGGGATTCCGACCACGGTGGGGGCGCCCGCCACGGTGCTGACGCCCGCGCAGGCGGACCTGAAGCACTACGTCGCTTCCCTGATGGCGCTGCGCGATGCCCACCCGGCGCTGGCGAATGGCAGCCGGACGCACATCTACTCGGATGACAGCGTCTACGTCGACCGCAAGGACACGGGCACCGACCACGTCTTGTATGTGTTGAACGCGAAGGCGACTCCCGCGGTCATCACCGTGGCCGGGACGGCCATTGGCAGCGCGGGCGCCCTCGTCGCCCTGCTGGGAGGCACCGATGTGGCCCTCTCGGATGGCCAGTATGTGATTGCGCTGAGGCCGTACGAGGGCCGGTTCTTCGTCATCGCCTCGCCCACCGCCGACGGACCGCAGACCGGCCCGGGAGGCGGGCTCTCCGGCCAGGGACCGCTGGCCCGTTGCGACGCTCCGACGGTCGACGGGGCCGGTCCTCTCGGCAAGGAGCTCTTCATCCGGGGGAGCTATGTCGGTGGGGACAACTTCGGTGCGACGCCCGCCAGCCGCCGCTTCGCCTACAAGGGCGACAACATCTACCAGGTGGTGGTCAACGAGCCGGACGTCACCGCCTATACCTTCAAGTTCGCCAGCGCGGACTGGTCGACGGAGCTCGCGGTGTTGGACGCGGCCCCGGTGGTGATTGCCTCGGAGCAGCCGATGTCGCGCGCCGCGGGCCCCGGCAAGGAGTCCTCCATCGCCATCCCGGAGGCCGGCAATTACGTGTTCAGCTTCCGCATCAATGCCACGAACGATGGCGGGGAGCTGATGGTCAGCAAGTGCCCCTGA
- a CDS encoding glycoside hydrolase family 15 protein, which yields MSSPLEHYGLIGDQTTIALVSRSGSIDWMCLPRIDSDACFARLLGTKEHGYWSLRPSAPVRSVQQRYRPETLVLEREITCDAGKARVIDFMPPGEVEHDIIRIVEGLEGEVPMHADLRVRFAYGKLTPWIQCEGRHATLTSGPDALSYSSSVPFTPDWDAARLEADFVIRAGERLPFSLTFYESHRPAPGHSIDAERDLVRTERHWREWASRCRYEGPYRDAVVRSLITLKALTYEPTGGIVAAPTTSLPEELGGVRNWDYRYCWLRDASLTIEALMRGGYLDEARAWRDWLLRAVAGAPAQAQIMYGVAGEHRLTEVALPWLPGYEESRPVRIGNAAYDQFQLDIYGETLNAMYEARVYGMPEEGSLPWDMLRVLVDFMETRWQRPDEGIWEIRSKQHLHFTHSKLMAWVAVDRGVRFIEEFGANAPEKLRQRLNRWRALREEIRADILSRAFNPRLNAFTQSYGSDALDASVLLMPHMGFLPADDPRMQGTVAAIEMGLTWDGFVERYSTETGVDGLAGNEATFLICSFWLVDNYIMAGRLEEAEALFQRLISVRNDLGLLAEEYHPGLRRQLGNFPQAFSHVGLINSAVLLEAKRAGRDVSFAARVAASLH from the coding sequence ATGTCCTCCCCCCTCGAGCACTACGGTCTCATCGGCGACCAGACGACCATCGCACTGGTGTCCCGCAGCGGGTCCATCGACTGGATGTGCCTGCCGCGCATCGACTCCGATGCCTGCTTCGCCAGGCTGCTCGGGACCAAGGAGCACGGCTACTGGAGCCTCCGGCCCTCGGCGCCGGTCCGGTCCGTCCAGCAGCGCTACCGGCCGGAGACGCTGGTGTTGGAGCGGGAGATCACCTGCGATGCCGGCAAGGCGCGCGTCATCGACTTCATGCCTCCGGGAGAGGTCGAGCACGACATCATCCGCATCGTCGAGGGACTCGAAGGGGAGGTCCCGATGCATGCGGACCTCCGCGTGCGCTTCGCCTACGGCAAGCTGACGCCGTGGATCCAATGCGAAGGCCGCCACGCCACCCTGACCTCGGGTCCGGACGCGCTCTCCTACAGCAGCTCGGTCCCCTTCACACCGGACTGGGACGCGGCGCGCCTGGAAGCGGACTTCGTCATCCGCGCAGGCGAGCGGCTCCCCTTCTCCCTGACGTTCTATGAGTCGCACCGGCCCGCGCCGGGGCACTCCATCGATGCGGAGCGGGACCTGGTGCGGACCGAGCGGCACTGGCGCGAATGGGCCAGCCGCTGCCGGTACGAGGGGCCCTATCGCGACGCCGTGGTGCGCTCGCTCATCACCCTGAAGGCGCTCACCTACGAGCCGACCGGCGGCATCGTCGCGGCGCCCACCACGTCGCTCCCCGAGGAGCTCGGCGGGGTCCGCAACTGGGACTACCGCTACTGCTGGCTTCGCGATGCGTCCCTCACGATCGAAGCGCTGATGCGGGGAGGCTACCTCGACGAGGCGCGCGCCTGGCGCGACTGGCTGCTGCGGGCCGTGGCCGGCGCCCCGGCCCAGGCGCAGATCATGTACGGCGTCGCCGGCGAGCACCGCCTCACCGAGGTCGCGCTGCCCTGGCTCCCCGGCTACGAGGAGTCGAGGCCGGTGCGCATCGGGAATGCCGCGTACGATCAGTTCCAGCTCGACATCTACGGCGAGACGCTGAACGCCATGTATGAGGCGCGCGTGTACGGGATGCCGGAGGAGGGCTCGCTCCCCTGGGACATGCTGAGGGTGCTCGTCGACTTCATGGAGACGCGCTGGCAGCGCCCGGACGAGGGCATCTGGGAAATCCGCAGCAAGCAACACCTCCACTTCACGCACTCGAAGCTGATGGCGTGGGTGGCGGTGGATCGAGGCGTCCGCTTCATCGAGGAGTTCGGCGCCAACGCGCCGGAGAAGCTGAGGCAGCGCCTGAACCGCTGGCGCGCGCTGCGCGAGGAGATCCGCGCCGACATCCTGTCGCGCGCCTTCAATCCACGCCTGAACGCCTTCACGCAGTCCTACGGCTCGGACGCGCTCGACGCGAGCGTGCTCCTGATGCCTCACATGGGCTTCCTGCCCGCGGATGACCCGCGCATGCAGGGCACCGTCGCCGCCATCGAGATGGGCCTCACCTGGGATGGGTTCGTGGAGCGCTACTCGACGGAGACGGGCGTGGACGGGCTGGCGGGCAACGAGGCCACGTTCCTCATCTGCAGCTTCTGGCTCGTGGACAACTACATCATGGCGGGCCGACTCGAAGAGGCGGAGGCGCTGTTCCAGCGCCTCATCTCCGTCCGGAACGACCTGGGCCTGCTGGCCGAGGAGTACCACCCCGGGCTGCGCCGCCAGCTCGGCAACTTCCCGCAGGCGTTCTCCCACGTCGGCCTCATCAACAGCGCCGTGCTGCTCGAGGCGAAGCGGGCAGGACGCGACGTGTCGTTCGCCGCCAGGGTCGCCGCGAGCCTGCATTAG